From the genome of Streptobacillus felis:
GATAGATTTAATTAAGGAATTACATAAATATGGGATTAGAGTAATATTTGAAGCTGTTTTTAACCATAGTAGTAACTATAACTTTACATTAAATTTAGCTCTTTCTGAAGGAAAGGATTCTAAATAGGCAAATTGGTATAAGTTCACAGATTATAAAAACTATAGCAAAGTAAAAGAAGAAATGTCAGAAG
Proteins encoded in this window:
- a CDS encoding alpha-amylase family glycosyl hydrolase, yielding MIDLIKELHKYGIRVIFEAVFNHSSNYNFTLNLALSEGKDSK